DNA sequence from the Streptomyces sp. NBC_01497 genome:
TGGTAGCACCACCACAGCAGGCCGCCCACGGCGGCCGTCGCGGCCAGCGGGTTGCGCGCGACAAGGGCCACCAGGCGGTGGGTGCCCTCGCCGAACAGCCGGAGTACCAGCTCGATGAGTACCAGGCCGTTCGCGGCGGTGGCCTCCAGGCCGGCCAGGCGCAGCACGCTCTGGGCGACGGGGATCCACTCGATGACGGCGAACCCGAAGCGGGCGAAGACACTGTACTGGGAGACGATGACGCACGGCCCCAGGAACTCTGCGAGCGCCATCGTGGGCGCGTCGTCCGGGTCGCCCCGGTACTTCAGCGGCATCTCCCGGTCGACCCGCAGGATGTGACGGGTCCGCCAGGACAGGTGATCACGGATCTCCAGGTCGACCACCCGAAGGGCGGGCCATATCTGCTGATCGAGCACGCGGCGTGCCTGACGCTCCGCTACCTCGAAGTGGTCGGCCATCTTGGCCAGGTGTTCGTCGACTTCGCCGGGGACGTGCGCGGCGGTGTACGGGGTGGCGTGGCCGGTGCCGGCCAGCGCGGTGACCCGGTCCTGCCGGCCGCCGTGCCTGGCCAGAGAGCAGGCTTCGACCAGCAGCGCATTGGCATCGAGGATGGGCAGCAGCGTCGGCCGGTCTAGCACCATGGGGTTGAACGCCGATCCGGAGGAGACCAGCAGTGGCGGTGCCAAGTCGGCACGGTCGAGCATCATGGACCAAGTGTCGCCAGCCCCACTGACATGCGGGCAGGATTTTCGGTCCGGCACCGGTCCGCTCTGGCAGCCAAGCTCATAACCGCGTACGCGAGCAGGCCTGGCCTGAAGGCCGGGCCACTCGTGTAACCCCTCTACTCCCCCAGCCGGGCCCGCGAACGAAGACGTTGCCGGTGCTGGAGCGGCGGTGCCGCTCGGACAGTCCCGGCACCTACTCGACGAACGTCTTGCGGGAACAGCTCTTCCGGTCACAGAAGTACCGGCGGACCCGCAGCCGGACTATGACCCGGCGAGACCCCAACAGCCTTTCTTCTAGGGCATGTTGGTACGTGCTGTGTCTGCGCCTCACCTGTTTCCGGCAGTCCGGGCACCGGCCCGGGCGCGCGGTGGACACCGCGTCCACCACAAGGACGTCGGAGGAGTCGCTGACGCGCTCCACTCGCACATCGATCCCCGGAAACAGCACAGCCTCGACCGTCTTGCTCGCCATTCCAGGACATACTCTGCCGAAGCGATCCCTCGCTCATTTCGCTGACCGGGATCGGGGTAGCCGTCGACAGACCTGCCTGACCGGCTACAGCGCGCCGGCCGCCGCCGCGCGGTCACGGATGGTTCGCAGGCTGACGCGTACTCCGTTCTCGTCTTCGATGTGCCATTCGTTCATGCCCTGGCAGGTCTTGGTGCCACGGGCGACGGCCCCGGCCTCGTCGACCCGGCCGTAGGGCGTGCCTCCGGTCGCAGCGAGGATGATGCCGCCGTTCGCGTCGATGGTGGCCCAGTGCTCGGTGGCGCGGTAGGTGAGCACGATCCGGGTGTCGGCTGTCAGAACTTGGGCGTCGATCATCCTGGCCACGTCGGTGCGTCGGCCAGAAGCCGCTCTGCGCCGTGGAGGGGCCTGGCGCGGACGGGCGACCGGCTGGCTGGCGTCGCGTTGCGGAGGTGCAACGGCAGCAGAGACGGGCAACCCCAGGCGTTCGGGTTTCCAGATGCATTCGAACAGGCGCAGATACAGCTCCTGCCGGGTCTCGATGACCGTGGTCATGGTCTCTCTCGGCCCGAAGGCCCGCATGTGCTTGTCGAGTTGGTGTGCCTTGATGAAGTCCCGCAGCTCAGGGTTGCGGTGATCGTATTCAGGGGCCATGACGCCCAGGAGGACGTTGTTGCGGGCGTAGAGGCGGTTCTTGTCGCCGAAGGGGAGGTCATTGATACTGGAGTTCTCTCGGCCCCTCAGCAGGCCGAGGCCACCGAGTTGGTTGCGGCGGCTGCGGAAGACGACCGGGTCAGGGATGTCACCGGCGACGCGATGGTGGTGGTTGGCCCACAGGTGTTCTATGTGGAACTGGTCGCGGTCGAGGTAGGCGAGGATGTCGAAGGGCTTTTTGCAGGCCTCGTCGGCGTAAGCGGTGGCGCGGGCGAGGAGATAGCGGATCTGATGGGCGTTGTTGCCTCGCAGGCCCAGGGTGATTGCTTCGCGCACCGGGTTCCCGTTTTGCTGGGCGAGGTCGCCCAGTGTGGAGGCGACGTCGGCGACGGTGCGGCAGCCGCGCAGGAGGGGGACGAGCTCGGTGTGGACCAGGGCGTCGGCGTCGGCGGACTGGACGGGCAGATCCTGCAGGATCCGCAGGGCGTACCAGCGGTCGATGTAGGAGGCGACAAGGCGGCCCTTGTCCTTGGCGTCGGTGGGCCGGTCGTCGGGGGCGATGGCAGCGAGCACGGCGACGGACTGGACGCCGAGGCCGTTGCGCTCGTTGAACAGCACCGTCTCCAGGCGGTCGCCGTCCATCTTCAGGGTGCGGGTGGCGGCGAGGACGGGCCTGTACAGACGGGCCGTCCTCAGCAGATTCTGCACGAAGTTGAGGAAGTGATCGGGGCGTCCCGGGGTCAGGCCGAGGTACTCCGCGTTGTGGCGTACCCACACGTTGAGGTTGGTGGTGATCTGGCGGCGGTCCTCGTCGCAGTCCTCGCGCGCGCAGCGGGCAAGGAGGTATGCCTTGAGGAAGCGGGATGCCGCCTGGGGGTCATCGCGGTCGGTGGAGAGTTCCCGCAGCATCTCCTGCCACTGGGTATTCAGCTGATCTTCAGCGGAGCCGACGTTGGACAGCAGATGGCTCTTGAGGAGGTCGACGGTGGTGAGGCGGGCGCCGCGGTCATTCATCGTCTCGAACATGCGGTAGCCGTGGTCGGGGCCTGCCGCGCGGATGCCCACCAGGACCACGCGTGTCAGGAGCCATTCGGTGAAGGGGTGGAGTTTCTCGGCGTCGAGTTCCTCGGCGAGCTGGGATTCGATCTGCTGGCCGCGTGCCCACAGGTTGCGGCGGGAGAGGGAGTCCCCCGCGCCGGCCTCGTATTTGCGGCCCTCGCTGACGGCTTGCAAGACGGGGTCGTGGTCGGTGATGGCGACGCTGAAGTGCTTCCCGTCGGTCGTGATGACACGGTTGAGTTGGTCGACCGTGTGGGTATCACCGGCTTCCTGGGCCGACAGTCTCAGCTGCAAAAAGAGCAGGTGCAAAGTGACGAAGCGCTGCTGACCGTCGACGAGGAAGCGGCGCTTTTCCGACGGCTCGTGGTAGACGAAGGGGCCGAGGAAGTACTGCGGCGCGGTGTGGGGGCGGCGCCGGTACGCGGAGTCGCCCAACCAGTGCTTGAACGAATCGCACAAGTCCCGCAGCAGGGTGCGGACTTCTTCGTCACCCCAGGTGTAGTCACGCTGGTAGTAGTCGATCTCGTACGTCACGTCACGGAACAGCTCATTCAGGTTGAATCCCTGAGACCTGATCTCGTCCGCCCCCACGCAACCACCCCTCCACCTGCCAGGCATATCCCGTCATGCTCCCAATCCGGCGCCGCGGCGTACAGACGGCGCGGGAGTCTGGTCGGCAGCGTGCAGAAACATCGGCGCAGGCGACTATGTCGTCCCCAGCCCGTCAGGGCCGGGCGATGCTGCTGCCCATGCAGCCGCCGGCGACCGCACGACGGCTGCTGCTCCGCGGATTGCCTTCTGGACGGGCCGACCGGGTCATTGGGCCGGGGACGGTGGTGGCTTGCGGCCTGCACCGGACGGGTGGTGGAAGATGTCGAGTGCCCTGGCCGGGTTCAGCAGCTCCTGCGCGATGATGGGCGGCGCGGCCAGGGTGACGATGCCCCGGATCCAGTCGGCGGATGTCGTGTAGGCCACGATCGCGGTGGTCTCCCAAAGCGACAGGGGTTCCACCGCGGTGCATGCGTCTGGGTCGCTTCCAAGGGGAGGAAGCCGCACGCTGACCTCCACGCTCTCCGCGCCAGCGTGGGCGGTGTCTCTGTCGGAGAGCTGAAGCCGGGCGCTGAGGGCGTAGGCGGCATAGTCCGGGCTGGTGCTGTCGGTCGAGTCCTGCCGCTGCCGCCACTCCTGCCAGATTCGTGCCGACTGCGTGGTGGCTCCAACCTGCTGCAGCTCGACGGTGGCCTGGTGGAGTAGGGCCGTTTCGATGATGCTCTGTTGTTCTCTACACCGGCGTTCCACGCAGGCGACGGCGCGTTCCAGCGTGGAGCGGGCCCAGTCGTGCAGCCAGGGGTGCGCCTGCAGGCCGTGTGCAGTCTGCGACAGCTCAGTCTGCAGGGTCCGCCAGTGATCCCAGTTGAAGTTCGGCCCCAGGAAGTCCGGTACGTAGGCGGGTTCTTCCCGGCTCTCTGCTTCCTCGGCCTCTTCGGCGAGAAGCTCACAGAGTGAAACAAGGTCGACGAGGACATCCGACAGAGAGTTGTCAGCGGTAACGGTTTCCACCCGGCAGCATCCGCACATGCGGGATGCGATGTCCGCGTCGAAGCGAGCACGACGTGCTTCCCGTGGGCGGGCGCTTGGCCGGGCACCGCATCTGCGATCGCTGTGTACGTGGGTGCGGTCCGGCCGCGTGACCACATCCATCTGCCGGCCGTAGAACCGGTCGACGGGGATGTTGTAGCGGCTCATCAGCCCGACGGGAATAGAATCTGCCAAGGCGCTCTGCACCTGGCCAGGCTAGGCCGCGGGGCAGTCGCGGGTGAGGGGAAGACTGCGTTGGTTCATGGTCTGGCCGATGCAGCGACAAGGCCGGTGCCGCTTCGTTCACGAAGAGTCGCAACCGGGTGGGCTTGCGACCGGTTTGTGGCACCCAAGGTCCAGCAGGACGCGCCCCGGCCGACCGAAGGCAGGCCGGGGCGGCAGTAGCGGAGTCTCCGCCGAAACGGCGACGTCGGTGGGGCAATTCGTCGATGCGCCGAGGTTCGACAACTCATCGGTCGCCGGCCACGGCGCATCTAGAGTGTCGTCCTGTCCGGTGGCTGCAGGATCGGGTTCCAGGAGAACCAGCCCAGGTTCTCGGCGCCGAGTTCCCACGGCGACTCCAGCAACCGTTTCCGGGTTGCCTCAAGGTCCGCGGTGACGGCAGCCGGAGCAGAGCCGATGCGGGTCATCAAGTCGCCCCGTACGCGCCAGAACTCCTCGTCCTCGCCGCGCAGCCGGCGCACCGCCGCTTCCACGCAGGCAGGCCATTTCGGCATCCCGTAGTGGTCGTCGTGGGTCCCGATCCGTGGAGCACCGGCGAAGACGAGGAAGTCGTCCGGCGGCAGGCTCTTCTCGAAGTGCCTGAACATGTCGATGCGCTGTTTCACCTGCTTCTTGATCTCTCCGAGGAACCCCCAGCCGAAGTCCGTCAGGGTCCCCTCACAGCCCGGCCAGACCATGTCCCGGTCCAGGACCAGGTCCTCCAACTCATAGAGACGGAACTGGTCGTCGGAGCCCAGGACGTCGAACGCCTACCGGGTGAGCCAGGTGTTGCGGGCGAACATCGTCCCGTCATGCAATGCCTTGCGCCGGCTGGTCGGCCGGGAGGCGTGCGCGTCCTCAATCGGACCATTGCGCCACACGGACAGGACGAGCCCCTGGGCCGCCGCCCACCGCAGTCCGTCCTCCGCCTCGAAGACGCCCATCTCCTTGAGGCGCTGCCGTGCCCAGTCCAGCGCATCCTGGATGTCCTCGTCCACCGACTGCCGCTCCCCCACGATGCCCCGCTCCCCCTCTGTCTGTTTCGTCGCTGTTCGTGTCATCCGCGCGATGCGGCGCCCGCAGGAAAAGCCGGATCGTACGCGGTCTCGCCGGCACGCGCCGGTGCCGTCTGTGCCAGCCGTGGCGTCCGCCGGGGCCGCTCTCAGACGGACCCGGGCTGTTGGAAGGCCGTGCCGAGCGCGCGCAGTTGAGCGCGCCGGGCCTGCATGAGTTCCTCCGGTCGGCGCAAGGCAGTGTCCAGGAGCCATACCCCGCGGCGGAACGGCTGGAAGCCGATGCTCTCCCACAATGCGGCGATCTTCTTCTTCGCCTGGAGCCGATAGGCCTCGGTGACCTGCTCGCGGTCTTCGGGGTACTCGCCCATGCCGGGAAACACCGCTACCGCGCAACAGCCCCCGGACAGACGGCGGATCGCCTCGACGGCCAGCGCCGGGCCGAGTCCGAAACCCCTCCACGCCTTGTCCAGGCTGACGCGGTCGAGGATCAGCAGATCGCCGACAGGATGTGTGACCACTTTCTCGAACGCGGCGCTGTAGCCCGTGCGTCCGGAACGGCCAAGAACGGCGGAGACAACTACCTCAAGATCGCCGGATTCGGCGTCTGCCGCCTCCCACCGGTTGTCGCCAGTGTAGTCACGCAGCCTCCACAGGATGAGGTGCCCGATCTCGGAGCCCGCGGCCGGAGCGTGGCCGCCCCCTTCTTCATCGTCTTCCCACTCCTCGTCGCCCGCCGTCCCGTAAGTGACCGCGACGTGCCAGGGTTCCAGGGTGTCCTCGGAGTCGTACGGCACTGCGGGATGTCCGTGGCCGTAGCGGAGGTGAAGACGGGCGGGATCGCCCGGGAGTTCACTGACCGGCCGTTTGGGCATCGCTGATGTCATGACGGAAAGACTAGGAGCGGGCACTGACATCCCACCGGGAAACGGCACGAACGAGACCACGGACGCGGATTGGCCCCAACTGGACTGAGCACCTTCGCAGCCCCGCCCCTTGACCGGGATCGACCCGCGTCATCAGTACGTCGAAGAACGGCTTCCTCGTCGCGGGCCGACACAGCTCGGTCAGCCCTGGCCAGCGCTCCGGAAAGCCAGGCGCTGACCCTGCCGCCACTCAGACACGGCCCGCCAGCCCCCTGACCAGCACAGACCAATCCACCTGAACCACGCAGCGATAGAGAAATCCCACGCCGATCACTACATTCCAAGACGATCACTGAATCTGCACTCCAGAGCCCCTCCGGCTTCCGCACCTCCACGAAAACCCCAGCTCAGAGACGCACCACACCACAGCAAAAAATCCTGAAACGATCACTAGATACCCAGGCCAGCACATCACTCATCTAGTGATCACTAACGGATTTGTCAGATCGCGGCCGCGATGGTGACGACCGCCGCGAGGCAGGCGTCGCACGCGAGGGGTCAGGGCCCGCATCTTGCGCAGGGCCAGGGCGCTGAGGACCTGGAGGCGGACGCGGCGGCAATCCGTCGTCAGG
Encoded proteins:
- a CDS encoding DUF262 domain-containing protein, producing the protein MGADEIRSQGFNLNELFRDVTYEIDYYQRDYTWGDEEVRTLLRDLCDSFKHWLGDSAYRRRPHTAPQYFLGPFVYHEPSEKRRFLVDGQQRFVTLHLLFLQLRLSAQEAGDTHTVDQLNRVITTDGKHFSVAITDHDPVLQAVSEGRKYEAGAGDSLSRRNLWARGQQIESQLAEELDAEKLHPFTEWLLTRVVLVGIRAAGPDHGYRMFETMNDRGARLTTVDLLKSHLLSNVGSAEDQLNTQWQEMLRELSTDRDDPQAASRFLKAYLLARCAREDCDEDRRQITTNLNVWVRHNAEYLGLTPGRPDHFLNFVQNLLRTARLYRPVLAATRTLKMDGDRLETVLFNERNGLGVQSVAVLAAIAPDDRPTDAKDKGRLVASYIDRWYALRILQDLPVQSADADALVHTELVPLLRGCRTVADVASTLGDLAQQNGNPVREAITLGLRGNNAHQIRYLLARATAYADEACKKPFDILAYLDRDQFHIEHLWANHHHRVAGDIPDPVVFRSRRNQLGGLGLLRGRENSSINDLPFGDKNRLYARNNVLLGVMAPEYDHRNPELRDFIKAHQLDKHMRAFGPRETMTTVIETRQELYLRLFECIWKPERLGLPVSAAVAPPQRDASQPVARPRQAPPRRRAASGRRTDVARMIDAQVLTADTRIVLTYRATEHWATIDANGGIILAATGGTPYGRVDEAGAVARGTKTCQGMNEWHIEDENGVRVSLRTIRDRAAAAGAL